A region from the Salicibibacter cibarius genome encodes:
- a CDS encoding LytTR family transcriptional regulator DNA-binding domain-containing protein, whose product MSLTIQTSAVLNNNNLLLPDIHFTVERGEPVAIQSDIEWLESFHSLFLSSSPFIAEQPKNVFVFLQSDGLYTRLTPRQHIRFWKKLYGQPTNEENVLAICELSQVADKRLKHLSATEQRRLHFARCLIMPCEACLFDQPIIHADRQTKLAFYAMLEQLSDRFVIMTATSLEEAIQLGKPYRLNERGLHEVDDGTDTGQNQTQATPFHLEKISAKVDDKYILFDPLEIDYVESNEGGSWLHVNNETFAAPLPLKEMEERLRPFGFFRCHRSYVVNLQRVREIIIWSKNSYSLSLNDREKSSIPLSKGNYATLKDMLNM is encoded by the coding sequence ATGTCATTAACGATTCAAACGTCTGCTGTCCTTAACAACAATAACCTTCTATTGCCGGACATTCACTTTACTGTTGAACGCGGCGAACCTGTGGCCATTCAAAGTGATATCGAATGGCTCGAATCGTTCCATTCCTTATTCCTTTCCTCGTCACCTTTTATAGCAGAACAGCCCAAAAACGTTTTTGTCTTCCTCCAATCAGACGGTTTGTATACGCGGCTGACCCCGCGACAGCACATTCGCTTTTGGAAAAAACTTTATGGTCAGCCCACTAATGAAGAAAATGTGTTAGCGATTTGTGAGCTTTCGCAAGTTGCCGATAAGCGTTTGAAACACTTGTCCGCCACCGAGCAACGCCGCTTGCATTTTGCTCGCTGCCTAATCATGCCGTGTGAGGCTTGTCTGTTTGATCAGCCCATCATTCACGCCGACCGCCAGACAAAACTTGCCTTTTATGCTATGTTGGAGCAGTTGTCTGATCGGTTCGTTATCATGACGGCGACTTCGCTGGAAGAAGCGATTCAACTCGGCAAACCGTATCGCTTAAATGAACGAGGCCTACACGAAGTCGATGATGGAACCGATACCGGGCAAAATCAAACACAGGCCACACCATTTCATCTTGAAAAAATTTCCGCTAAAGTAGACGACAAATATATTTTATTTGATCCATTGGAAATCGATTATGTAGAGAGCAATGAGGGCGGGTCTTGGCTACATGTCAACAACGAAACGTTTGCGGCACCGTTGCCTTTGAAGGAGATGGAAGAGCGCTTGCGCCCATTTGGGTTCTTTCGTTGTCATCGTTCTTATGTCGTCAATTTGCAACGCGTGCGCGAGATTATTATTTGGAGCAAAAATAGTTACAGTTTAAGTCTTAATGACAGAGAAAAAAGCAGTATCCCTCTATCAAAAGGAAACTACGCTACGTTAAAAGACATGTTGAACATGTAA
- a CDS encoding DUF2179 domain-containing protein, with protein sequence MINVAYVSLFTLRMILTLKGVRYGAAVVGMAEITIYVTGLGIVLDNMTSVLHVMAYALGFGIGVIVGMKIEEKLALGYITVNVITKEYEPDIPNRLRDKGYGVTNWVAYGREGERLMMEILTSRKSEKDLFDTVKTLDSKAFIVSHEPKKFNGGFWVKGVRR encoded by the coding sequence ATGATCAACGTGGCCTATGTCAGTTTATTTACGCTCCGCATGATTTTAACGTTAAAGGGCGTTCGTTACGGAGCCGCGGTTGTCGGGATGGCGGAAATCACCATCTATGTAACCGGTCTTGGCATTGTGCTCGATAACATGACGTCTGTCCTCCATGTGATGGCTTACGCCTTGGGGTTCGGCATCGGTGTCATCGTCGGCATGAAGATTGAAGAAAAGCTGGCGTTAGGGTATATTACCGTTAATGTGATTACAAAAGAATACGAGCCTGATATTCCGAATCGTTTACGGGACAAAGGCTATGGCGTGACGAACTGGGTGGCTTACGGCAGAGAAGGCGAACGGTTGATGATGGAAATTTTGACCTCCCGTAAATCGGAAAAAGATTTGTTTGACACCGTAAAAACACTTGATTCAAAAGCTTTTATTGTGTCTCATGAACCGAAAAAATTCAACGGCGGTTTCTGGGTAAAAGGAGTGCGACGATAA
- a CDS encoding NETI motif-containing protein produces the protein MGKKITYEVEENETIAECLDRIAKDGYQPVRRIEKPVFRQGNSEVEVAEQRVKFEVKKQ, from the coding sequence ATGGGGAAGAAGATAACCTATGAGGTTGAAGAAAATGAAACGATTGCCGAATGTTTAGACAGAATTGCAAAAGACGGATATCAACCTGTGCGCAGGATTGAAAAGCCTGTTTTTCGGCAAGGAAACAGTGAGGTTGAGGTTGCAGAACAGCGGGTGAAATTTGAAGTTAAGAAGCAATAG
- a CDS encoding hemerythrin domain-containing protein, translating into MGSGGNEHFRDEEELLLPAYSLDEPEISEMLVEHVHIRALVQQVLETTDGGGEAMHHLGTMLKQHICKEERVIFPMMEKVLPEDVLERLHPRFHQVDPSQKVFSSILSNSRRTYHPKK; encoded by the coding sequence TTGGGAAGTGGCGGGAACGAACATTTTCGCGACGAAGAGGAACTTTTACTCCCTGCGTATTCGCTTGATGAACCGGAGATTTCGGAAATGTTAGTAGAGCACGTGCACATACGCGCATTGGTTCAACAGGTGTTGGAAACGACAGATGGTGGGGGAGAAGCGATGCATCACCTAGGAACAATGTTGAAGCAACATATTTGTAAAGAAGAACGCGTGATTTTTCCAATGATGGAAAAAGTGTTGCCGGAAGACGTTTTAGAGCGTCTTCACCCTCGTTTTCATCAAGTAGATCCCTCTCAGAAGGTGTTTTCTTCAATCCTCTCTAATAGTCGCCGCACATATCACCCGAAAAAATGA
- a CDS encoding ABC transporter ATP-binding protein, whose translation MSAILEVDELSKRYADSEFALQDVSFSIPYGSIVGFIGENGAGKSTTMGSILGTLHKDGGSVHLFGEEMDPDNRNMKENIGVVFDDMKLPGDLTIAKLGNVFNNIYQQWNQETFNHYVDFFSLPHQKKISGFSRGMSMKLSVAVALSHNAKLLILDEATAGLDPSGRGELLEVLRAFGKDRERGILLSSHITSDIEKIADDLIFIKDGKILLNVQKKILMKHYAILQCEQSEFKQIDPSLIITHKSNGAMIDVLISNREQAPSEIKKKDFSIDDISLLLMRGEQT comes from the coding sequence ATGTCAGCTATTTTGGAAGTAGACGAATTGAGCAAACGATATGCGGATTCCGAATTTGCATTACAGGACGTTTCTTTTTCGATTCCATATGGTTCCATTGTCGGCTTCATCGGAGAAAATGGAGCAGGAAAATCAACGACGATGGGGTCCATTTTAGGAACGCTTCATAAAGACGGCGGCTCCGTTCATCTATTTGGCGAAGAGATGGATCCGGATAATCGAAACATGAAAGAAAACATCGGGGTTGTCTTTGATGATATGAAACTGCCCGGAGACTTAACGATCGCTAAACTCGGAAATGTCTTTAACAATATTTATCAACAATGGAATCAAGAGACGTTTAACCATTACGTTGACTTTTTTTCCTTACCGCATCAAAAGAAAATCAGTGGGTTTTCACGGGGCATGTCGATGAAACTATCGGTTGCGGTCGCCTTGTCCCATAATGCCAAATTGTTGATTTTGGATGAAGCAACCGCGGGTTTGGATCCATCCGGAAGAGGTGAACTGTTGGAAGTGTTGCGAGCGTTCGGCAAAGATCGGGAGCGTGGCATATTGCTATCGTCGCATATTACGAGCGATATTGAAAAAATCGCGGACGACTTAATTTTTATAAAAGATGGGAAAATCCTGTTAAACGTCCAAAAAAAGATATTGATGAAGCATTACGCGATTTTGCAATGCGAGCAAAGTGAATTTAAGCAAATTGATCCAAGCTTGATTATCACGCATAAAAGTAACGGAGCAATGATTGACGTGCTCATATCCAACCGAGAACAAGCGCCTTCTGAAATCAAGAAAAAAGACTTCTCCATCGACGATATTTCGCTCCTGTTAATGCGAGGTGAACAAACATGA
- a CDS encoding acetyl-CoA hydrolase/transferase family protein, with amino-acid sequence MTDSKKMRPEMFLNFVHNGDDVIVSMANGEPVELLNTLEEHAARFTDVRVHQMHAQRKRAYIENKYPGSLRHVAYFLSGASREAFNDGRCDLVPNHFHDVPRIMWERTNHQLVLVTASPMDEDGYFTFGTNADYVSALIGKAPFFLEVNQQMPTTYGQNRIHVCDIEGYIEVDRPNHTIMPRAPSEKDEQMAAHIAELIPDGATLQVGIGGVPNAMIHFLKEKRDLGIHTEMLTDGIVDLAEAGAVSGGRKTNDPGKVVGTFALGTQRLYDFIHENETVKMMPVDYVNDPKVIGREQMMISINATTEVDFFGQCASETIKGRYYSSTGGQSDFAQGAAFSQFGRGFICLASTTRDEKISRIRPSLTPGSAVTTSKNDVHYIVTEYGAVNLKGKSISERAKLLIGIAHPKFREELTHEAKALSII; translated from the coding sequence ATGACCGATTCGAAAAAAATGCGTCCCGAAATGTTCCTAAACTTTGTTCATAATGGCGATGACGTTATCGTTTCCATGGCAAATGGAGAACCAGTCGAGTTATTGAATACGCTTGAGGAACATGCTGCCCGTTTTACAGATGTCCGTGTTCACCAAATGCATGCACAAAGAAAGCGTGCTTATATTGAAAACAAATATCCCGGAAGTCTTCGGCATGTGGCTTATTTTTTAAGCGGGGCTTCGCGAGAAGCATTCAATGATGGGCGGTGTGATTTGGTTCCGAACCATTTCCATGATGTTCCACGGATCATGTGGGAAAGAACCAATCATCAACTCGTGCTCGTCACGGCTTCGCCGATGGACGAGGATGGTTATTTTACTTTTGGAACCAATGCTGATTACGTGTCGGCATTGATTGGAAAAGCGCCTTTTTTCTTGGAAGTGAACCAACAAATGCCGACAACCTACGGGCAAAATCGTATTCATGTGTGTGATATTGAGGGTTATATTGAAGTGGATAGGCCCAATCATACGATTATGCCCCGAGCCCCCTCTGAAAAAGATGAGCAGATGGCCGCGCACATAGCGGAACTTATTCCTGACGGCGCTACGCTTCAGGTAGGCATCGGCGGGGTTCCCAATGCCATGATTCATTTTCTGAAAGAAAAACGCGATTTGGGCATTCACACGGAAATGCTGACTGATGGCATTGTTGATTTAGCAGAAGCCGGTGCTGTGAGTGGTGGCCGGAAAACAAACGATCCGGGAAAGGTTGTCGGAACGTTTGCATTAGGCACACAAAGGCTGTACGATTTTATCCATGAAAATGAAACCGTCAAAATGATGCCGGTTGATTACGTGAATGATCCGAAAGTGATCGGCCGTGAACAAATGATGATTTCCATTAATGCGACGACGGAAGTGGATTTTTTCGGCCAGTGTGCTTCCGAAACGATCAAAGGGCGTTATTATAGTTCTACAGGGGGTCAATCGGATTTTGCGCAAGGCGCGGCATTTTCCCAATTCGGCAGAGGTTTTATTTGTTTGGCATCGACAACGCGGGATGAAAAAATTTCCCGCATTCGCCCTTCGCTCACCCCGGGTTCAGCAGTGACGACATCGAAAAATGATGTGCACTATATCGTTACGGAATATGGAGCTGTTAACTTGAAGGGAAAAAGCATATCGGAAAGGGCCAAATTGCTCATCGGCATTGCCCATCCCAAATTCCGGGAGGAACTGACACACGAGGCCAAGGCATTAAGTATTATTTAA
- a CDS encoding cation-transporting P-type ATPase — protein sequence MNEEQKWFSKDAGDVLKELDTEKSQGLSEEEAKRRLEHYGKNELPEEDKEPLLKKVAKHFNDVLIYVLLAAAVITGILGHYIDTAVIAVVAIVNAAIGYFQENKAEKALAGIKKMLSLFANVRRDGDRTEVAATDVVVGDIVLLNAGDKVPADVRLLKAENLNVEESPLTGESTTVEKHTYALDSETVLADRKNMAFSGTSIASGSGVGIVTATGEDTEIGKINQSIAEVEDLQTPLIKQTSQFGKMVAIAIVGFSVLMYIFGLLFRDYPLGELLLYVIGIAVAAIPEGLPAILSIILAIGVQNMAGRNAIVRNLPSVETLGSVSIIGSDKTGTLTKNEMTVTSVVTSEREYDVSGTGYVPEGDILYKDEVVRTEEDPTLKDLLLSVKTCNDASLKKDEEGRWDIKGDPTEGCLLTLAAKADIPVASPDVEAKIPFDSSYKYMATLVDATEEKVIYIKGAPDRIFDMVDQEGFKKPKWEQLMKTHAKKGERVIGVAMKKVSKETTSIDHGDLDDGVMFLGLVGIVDPPREEAMAAVKACNQAGIQVKMITGDHVDTASAIGYQLGIGDGRHALEGKEIDTMSDDELVKAANEYDVFARTTPQHKLRLVQAFQQNDKTCAMTGDGVNDAPALKRADVGVAMGIKGTEVAKEASEMVLVDDNFKTIVNAVEEGRRVYDNLKKTILFILPTNAAEAFLITAAIFLGIMMPLTPVQILWVNMVSSVTVSLALAFEQLDKGAMTRPPRPPNTPLLSGYYIFRIIFVALLIGGGTLAMNLSMIDQGYDQAIVNTVTLNTIVITQMFHLFNCRSELEFAFNKDFFSNKAVFVVSGLLILLQLFITYVPFMNTIFETEPLQAGYWLFPIIMGAIVFIVVEIEKVITKQVVNNKRYKRKEGST from the coding sequence ATGAATGAGGAACAGAAATGGTTCAGTAAGGACGCGGGCGATGTCCTAAAAGAGTTGGATACTGAAAAATCGCAAGGTTTAAGCGAAGAAGAAGCAAAGCGAAGACTTGAACATTACGGGAAAAATGAACTGCCGGAGGAAGATAAAGAACCTTTACTTAAAAAGGTTGCGAAGCATTTCAATGATGTCCTTATATATGTTTTGCTGGCCGCAGCGGTGATTACCGGTATTCTCGGCCATTATATTGATACTGCGGTAATTGCGGTCGTCGCGATCGTCAACGCCGCCATTGGTTATTTTCAGGAAAATAAAGCGGAAAAGGCGCTCGCCGGCATTAAAAAGATGCTTTCCCTGTTCGCAAACGTACGCCGAGATGGAGATCGGACAGAAGTCGCTGCTACCGATGTTGTCGTCGGTGATATTGTCTTACTCAACGCAGGCGACAAAGTTCCCGCAGATGTCCGGTTGTTAAAAGCCGAAAATTTAAACGTGGAAGAGTCTCCATTAACCGGGGAGTCCACGACCGTTGAAAAACATACGTATGCCCTTGATTCAGAAACCGTTCTGGCGGATCGCAAAAACATGGCTTTTTCCGGGACATCGATTGCATCCGGTTCAGGCGTCGGCATCGTAACAGCGACAGGTGAGGATACCGAGATCGGGAAAATCAACCAATCGATTGCCGAGGTCGAAGATTTGCAAACCCCGCTCATTAAGCAAACCTCGCAATTTGGAAAGATGGTCGCGATTGCCATCGTCGGCTTTTCCGTCTTGATGTATATCTTCGGCTTGCTCTTCCGTGATTACCCGCTCGGTGAATTGTTGCTTTACGTCATCGGGATCGCGGTTGCGGCTATCCCTGAAGGTCTTCCGGCTATCTTATCGATTATCCTGGCCATCGGCGTCCAAAATATGGCTGGACGAAATGCGATTGTTCGCAATCTCCCTTCGGTTGAAACCTTAGGGTCTGTATCCATTATCGGTTCGGATAAAACCGGTACCTTAACCAAAAATGAAATGACGGTTACCTCTGTTGTCACCAGTGAGCGGGAATATGACGTATCCGGCACCGGTTATGTGCCGGAGGGTGATATATTATACAAAGATGAAGTGGTTCGAACGGAAGAGGATCCTACATTGAAGGATCTGCTATTAAGTGTGAAAACATGCAACGATGCTAGCTTAAAAAAGGATGAAGAAGGCAGATGGGATATTAAAGGGGACCCGACTGAAGGTTGTTTGCTCACATTGGCTGCAAAGGCAGACATACCTGTGGCGAGCCCGGACGTTGAAGCGAAAATACCCTTTGATTCCTCCTATAAATACATGGCTACATTGGTGGATGCTACCGAGGAAAAGGTGATTTACATTAAAGGTGCGCCTGATCGCATTTTTGATATGGTGGATCAGGAAGGGTTTAAAAAACCGAAGTGGGAACAACTGATGAAGACGCATGCCAAAAAAGGGGAACGCGTAATCGGAGTCGCGATGAAAAAAGTGTCGAAAGAAACCACTTCCATCGATCACGGAGATTTAGATGATGGGGTTATGTTCTTAGGCCTTGTCGGCATTGTGGATCCGCCGAGAGAAGAAGCAATGGCGGCGGTTAAAGCTTGCAACCAAGCGGGTATACAAGTCAAAATGATTACCGGCGACCACGTCGATACAGCAAGCGCGATTGGTTATCAATTGGGAATAGGTGATGGCCGTCACGCTTTGGAAGGCAAAGAAATCGATACAATGTCCGATGATGAACTTGTCAAAGCAGCCAATGAATACGATGTGTTTGCCCGAACAACACCCCAGCATAAATTACGATTGGTGCAAGCGTTCCAGCAAAATGATAAAACTTGCGCTATGACCGGGGATGGTGTTAATGATGCGCCGGCGCTTAAGCGCGCGGATGTCGGTGTAGCGATGGGGATCAAAGGGACAGAAGTTGCCAAAGAAGCGTCCGAAATGGTTCTCGTCGACGATAACTTTAAAACCATCGTCAACGCTGTCGAAGAAGGGCGCAGAGTTTATGACAACCTGAAAAAAACGATTTTATTTATCTTGCCGACAAACGCAGCTGAAGCGTTTCTCATCACGGCTGCCATATTTCTAGGCATTATGATGCCGTTAACACCGGTACAGATTTTGTGGGTGAATATGGTTTCTTCTGTCACGGTATCGCTCGCGCTCGCCTTTGAACAGCTGGACAAAGGGGCGATGACACGTCCGCCGCGCCCGCCGAACACCCCATTATTAAGCGGGTATTACATTTTCAGGATCATTTTTGTCGCGCTTTTAATCGGTGGTGGAACCTTAGCGATGAACCTGAGTATGATCGATCAAGGGTACGATCAAGCGATCGTTAATACCGTTACGCTCAACACGATTGTCATTACGCAAATGTTTCACTTGTTTAACTGTCGTTCTGAACTTGAGTTTGCCTTTAATAAAGATTTCTTTTCCAATAAAGCTGTCTTTGTCGTTTCCGGTTTGCTGATTCTCTTGCAACTGTTCATCACGTATGTACCGTTTATGAATACCATCTTTGAAACGGAACCACTACAAGCCGGTTATTGGCTGTTCCCAATCATTATGGGGGCTATCGTCTTTATCGTTGTTGAGATTGAAAAAGTGATCACAAAGCAAGTCGTGAACAATAAGAGGTACAAAAGAAAGGAGGGCTCAACATGA
- a CDS encoding isoprenylcysteine carboxyl methyltransferase family protein, which yields MILFVILYLWVITQRCFELWLARKNEAWMKARGGVEHGSGHYPWMVVMHSAFLLSLLFEAYFNAFALMPGWPVLLILFLGAQGLRAWVMGSLGRFWNLKVMILPGENMIKRGPYRWLKHPNYLVVMTEILLLPLIFQAYVTAVVFTIANACILFFVRIPVEERALNGYRHVEPREK from the coding sequence ATGATACTTTTCGTGATTTTATATTTGTGGGTCATTACCCAACGGTGCTTTGAATTATGGTTGGCACGAAAAAATGAAGCATGGATGAAGGCAAGAGGAGGCGTTGAACACGGAAGCGGGCATTATCCATGGATGGTAGTGATGCATAGCGCATTTCTGTTGTCGCTTTTGTTTGAAGCGTACTTTAATGCATTTGCTTTAATGCCGGGTTGGCCGGTTTTACTCATCTTGTTTCTCGGCGCGCAAGGTTTGCGCGCGTGGGTGATGGGTTCACTCGGACGTTTCTGGAATTTGAAAGTGATGATTTTACCGGGAGAAAACATGATTAAAAGAGGCCCGTATCGCTGGTTAAAGCATCCGAACTACCTCGTTGTAATGACAGAAATTCTGCTGTTGCCGCTGATTTTTCAAGCGTACGTAACGGCTGTTGTTTTTACGATCGCCAACGCATGCATACTCTTTTTTGTTCGCATACCCGTCGAAGAACGCGCGCTTAATGGCTATCGTCATGTCGAACCGCGCGAAAAATAA
- a CDS encoding ABC-2 transporter permease encodes MKGLLLNQYYSVEKSLWNYLLLSVVITAILLFSQNEMMMAFATFLPILFMVTPALEVLKHESMSGWNKFVLTLPIKRSQVVQSHYLFYFMVMLIGLLVTIVLFILAELIAGQILTDQSIYSMMNGVGIAFILGFIAYPLTYQLGTEKSDMVLMFGVIAALGLYLLSGWLFETILSNMSPDTLQGMNMDLLFSSGFLAVTLVFFIVSYLITQQIYKRKEF; translated from the coding sequence ATGAAAGGTCTACTCTTAAATCAATATTATTCAGTTGAAAAAAGTCTCTGGAATTATTTGTTGTTAAGTGTAGTCATTACGGCGATTCTCCTCTTTTCACAAAATGAGATGATGATGGCTTTCGCGACATTTTTGCCAATCCTTTTTATGGTCACGCCCGCACTTGAGGTATTAAAGCACGAATCGATGTCGGGTTGGAATAAATTTGTGCTTACGTTGCCCATAAAAAGAAGCCAAGTTGTGCAAAGCCATTATCTTTTTTACTTCATGGTGATGCTCATTGGCTTGCTGGTAACGATCGTTTTATTCATCTTAGCTGAACTTATAGCAGGGCAAATTTTGACCGATCAATCCATATACTCGATGATGAACGGCGTGGGCATAGCCTTTATCTTAGGTTTCATCGCCTATCCATTGACGTATCAGTTAGGGACAGAAAAGTCGGATATGGTGCTCATGTTTGGCGTTATCGCGGCATTAGGGTTATATCTGCTAAGCGGTTGGCTTTTCGAAACGATTTTGAGCAATATGTCGCCGGATACACTGCAAGGGATGAATATGGATCTGTTATTTTCCAGTGGTTTCTTGGCGGTTACCCTGGTGTTTTTCATCGTTTCCTACCTAATCACGCAACAGATTTATAAAAGAAAAGAATTCTAG
- a CDS encoding YfzA family protein: MIGNKSGRSLIKDICLSMLAVVAVIVVFFLIDRSSWEPNTRESENLFSNLYELLPDELFTETFAPFDMVEFNFVTALVAIATFMSIIGQVMSWILRRE; this comes from the coding sequence ATGATTGGAAATAAAAGCGGGCGTTCATTAATAAAAGATATTTGTTTATCAATGTTAGCTGTTGTTGCTGTCATCGTTGTCTTTTTTCTCATTGATAGATCTTCATGGGAACCAAATACAAGAGAAAGTGAAAATTTATTTTCAAATTTATATGAGTTACTCCCGGACGAACTGTTTACAGAAACCTTCGCACCCTTTGACATGGTTGAATTTAACTTCGTGACAGCGCTAGTCGCCATCGCTACGTTCATGAGTATTATTGGGCAAGTTATGTCATGGATACTAAGGAGAGAATGA
- a CDS encoding Uma2 family endonuclease: MVMPDPKRKFSYRDYATWAEEKRIEIVGGEPYDMTPAPSRKHQYTSKQLFAALNDYLSGDPCEAYYAPFDVRLFAEDRADDQVFDVVQPDLVVVCDPDKLDDAGCKGSPDVIIEIVSPSSIKMDKKVKRHLYEKAGIKEYWIIDPIHAYIEVYTLENEKYGKPLFYSKEDHLKSALFKDLKIDLEYIFE, translated from the coding sequence ATGGTTATGCCTGATCCGAAAAGAAAATTTTCCTATCGAGATTACGCTACATGGGCGGAAGAAAAAAGAATCGAGATTGTTGGTGGTGAGCCATATGACATGACACCGGCACCATCCAGAAAACATCAGTATACGTCCAAACAATTATTTGCAGCTTTGAATGATTATTTATCCGGTGATCCATGCGAAGCGTATTATGCCCCTTTTGATGTGCGGTTGTTTGCAGAGGATCGTGCTGATGATCAAGTATTCGATGTGGTGCAGCCGGATCTTGTTGTCGTCTGCGACCCAGACAAGTTGGATGATGCCGGTTGCAAGGGTTCACCGGACGTAATCATTGAAATAGTATCCCCTTCTTCAATTAAAATGGATAAAAAGGTTAAAAGACATTTGTATGAAAAAGCTGGCATAAAAGAATACTGGATCATAGATCCTATTCATGCGTACATTGAAGTCTATACGTTGGAGAATGAAAAATACGGCAAACCGCTCTTTTATAGCAAAGAAGATCATCTAAAAAGTGCTCTATTCAAGGATTTGAAAATTGATCTTGAATACATTTTTGAATAA
- a CDS encoding type III polyketide synthase → MPAIQAVATAIPPYEASQTEVARMVRALFADDFADIDRLLKVFDHGQIETRQFVKPLEWYEKPRSLGEKNEAFIENAVQLGAEAVESCIKEAGTNHEDLTAFISVTSTGFATPSIEARIMNKLQLPLHMNRIPLWGLGCGGGAAGLARAHEYCRAYPEAQVLVLCIELCSLTFQHEDRTKSNLIGTSLFSDGVACALVTGEKVKLGDEPHPHVTDTQSTLMPDSERVMGWDIGNDGLHVVFSRDIPSIVHSWVGPNIDQFLGRLGKHYNDITALVAHPGGRKVLEAYEATLDLPSDLSAHARKILASHGNMSSPTVLYVLKEILQKKYPRDAEGLVTALGPGFSSELLWLEWR, encoded by the coding sequence ATGCCTGCGATTCAAGCGGTGGCAACAGCGATCCCGCCTTATGAAGCTTCGCAAACGGAGGTTGCCCGTATGGTCCGTGCACTTTTTGCGGACGACTTCGCTGACATCGATCGTTTGCTGAAAGTTTTTGATCATGGACAAATTGAGACTAGACAGTTTGTGAAACCGCTGGAATGGTATGAAAAGCCACGGAGCTTAGGAGAAAAAAATGAAGCGTTCATAGAAAATGCCGTTCAATTGGGTGCCGAAGCTGTTGAATCGTGTATAAAAGAAGCGGGGACGAACCATGAAGATTTAACGGCATTTATCTCTGTGACGAGTACAGGTTTCGCCACTCCTTCCATCGAAGCGCGAATAATGAATAAGTTGCAATTGCCTTTACATATGAACCGAATTCCGTTATGGGGACTGGGATGCGGTGGAGGTGCCGCGGGCCTTGCGCGTGCCCATGAGTATTGCCGGGCTTATCCGGAAGCGCAAGTGCTCGTTCTATGCATTGAATTGTGCAGTTTGACGTTTCAGCACGAGGATCGTACTAAGAGCAATTTAATTGGAACGTCTTTATTTTCCGATGGAGTGGCTTGTGCGCTTGTTACGGGGGAGAAGGTGAAATTGGGGGACGAACCACATCCCCACGTTACCGACACGCAATCAACTTTGATGCCGGATTCCGAACGTGTCATGGGCTGGGATATTGGCAATGACGGTTTGCATGTCGTATTCTCCCGCGATATCCCTTCTATCGTCCATTCATGGGTAGGACCGAATATCGATCAGTTTTTAGGGCGATTGGGGAAACACTATAACGACATCACAGCACTTGTGGCGCACCCGGGCGGAAGAAAAGTGTTGGAAGCTTATGAAGCTACACTGGACTTGCCGTCGGACCTTTCTGCACACGCGCGAAAAATCCTCGCGAGCCACGGAAATATGTCGTCGCCAACGGTATTGTACGTACTTAAAGAAATTTTACAAAAAAAATATCCTCGAGACGCTGAAGGCCTAGTCACTGCCCTTGGGCCGGGTTTTAGTTCCGAGTTGCTTTGGTTGGAATGGAGGTAA